A section of the Rhodobacter sp. genome encodes:
- a CDS encoding acetate--CoA ligase family protein, protein MERTDDLGTQAPSRAVARAGDLSRVMRPRSIAVLGAGWAANVIEQCAKMGFAGPVWPVHPTRDAIGGVACLRSLSDLPEPPDAVFVGVNRHATIGVVAELAAMGAGGAICFASGWEETGEAGLQAQLVQAAGSMPILGPNCYGVINYLDGALLWPDQHGGRRVARGVALISQSSNIVINLTMQARGLPVAYVACLGNAAQVGLADLAEAVLADPRVTALGLYVEGIDDPTAFAAIAQAARAAGKGIVAVKSGKTEASRAAAASHTASLAGGGAASSAFLRQCGVAEVATLGALIETLKVMHGHGPDLGPRLCSLSCSGGEAGLVADLGARAGLAFSPPDAARKARLSETLGPLVTIANPLDYHTFIWGDGPRTTEVFSTMLGGYDAGIFIIDPPRPDRCDPSSFEPALAAIEAAQAATGKPAFPVASLPENFDEPRAIAMMERGVVPLMGLETALEALKAAQTPAGRTDWRPWPSAPEGPRVALDEAAAKAILAGLGVAVPRGVRAMTLSELDPTGLTGPFALKGLGFVHKTEAGAVRLGVRDPAAEPPMPGALGYLLEEMVEGGVAELLIGLRRDPVYGATLTLGLGGVTAELLADTVTLVAPAGANEIAGALERLRLWPLLDGWRGRPKADTQAAVQVALRLQEALERDATLAEIEINPLILKASGAVAVDAVIWRDA, encoded by the coding sequence ATGGAGCGAACAGACGATTTGGGCACCCAGGCCCCAAGCCGTGCGGTGGCGCGGGCGGGCGACCTGTCGCGGGTGATGCGGCCGCGGTCGATCGCCGTTCTGGGCGCCGGCTGGGCGGCGAACGTGATCGAACAATGCGCCAAGATGGGGTTCGCGGGTCCGGTCTGGCCGGTGCATCCGACGCGCGACGCCATCGGCGGCGTGGCCTGCCTGCGCAGCCTTTCCGACCTGCCCGAACCGCCCGACGCGGTCTTCGTCGGCGTAAACCGCCACGCCACGATCGGGGTGGTGGCGGAGCTTGCGGCGATGGGCGCGGGCGGGGCGATCTGCTTTGCCTCGGGCTGGGAGGAGACGGGCGAGGCCGGGTTGCAGGCGCAACTGGTGCAGGCCGCCGGTTCCATGCCGATCCTGGGCCCGAACTGTTACGGCGTCATCAACTACCTCGACGGGGCCCTGCTTTGGCCCGATCAGCACGGCGGTCGGCGGGTCGCGCGAGGCGTCGCGCTGATCAGCCAGTCGTCGAACATCGTCATCAACCTGACGATGCAGGCCCGCGGTCTGCCGGTGGCCTATGTCGCCTGCCTGGGCAACGCGGCGCAGGTGGGCCTGGCCGATCTGGCCGAGGCCGTCCTGGCCGACCCGCGCGTCACGGCGCTGGGGCTCTACGTCGAAGGGATCGACGACCCGACGGCCTTTGCCGCGATTGCGCAGGCCGCACGGGCCGCGGGCAAGGGCATCGTCGCGGTAAAGTCCGGAAAGACCGAAGCGTCGCGCGCGGCGGCGGCGTCGCATACTGCCTCGCTCGCCGGAGGGGGGGCGGCGTCGTCAGCCTTTCTCAGGCAATGCGGGGTGGCCGAGGTGGCGACCCTGGGGGCCTTGATCGAGACCCTGAAGGTGATGCATGGACATGGCCCCGATCTGGGCCCGCGCTTGTGTTCGCTGTCGTGTTCGGGCGGAGAGGCGGGGCTGGTGGCCGATCTGGGCGCGCGCGCGGGCCTGGCCTTCTCGCCGCCCGACGCCGCGCGCAAGGCCCGCCTGTCGGAAACGCTGGGGCCGTTGGTGACGATCGCCAACCCGTTGGATTATCACACCTTCATCTGGGGCGACGGGCCGCGCACGACCGAGGTGTTCAGCACCATGCTGGGCGGCTACGACGCCGGGATCTTCATCATCGACCCGCCGCGCCCCGACCGCTGCGACCCCTCCAGTTTCGAACCCGCCCTGGCCGCGATCGAGGCCGCGCAAGCGGCGACCGGCAAACCCGCCTTTCCGGTCGCCTCGTTGCCCGAGAATTTCGACGAACCCCGCGCCATCGCGATGATGGAGCGCGGCGTGGTTCCGCTGATGGGTCTGGAAACCGCGCTCGAGGCCTTGAAAGCGGCCCAGACGCCGGCCGGGCGCACGGATTGGCGGCCCTGGCCCTCTGCACCGGAGGGTCCGCGCGTGGCACTGGACGAGGCTGCGGCCAAGGCGATTCTGGCGGGCTTGGGCGTGGCGGTGCCGCGCGGGGTGCGTGCGATGACGCTTTCGGAACTGGACCCGACCGGACTGACCGGCCCCTTTGCGCTGAAAGGGCTGGGTTTCGTGCACAAGACCGAGGCCGGCGCGGTGCGTTTGGGGGTGCGCGATCCGGCCGCCGAACCGCCGATGCCGGGCGCCCTGGGGTATCTGCTGGAAGAGATGGTCGAGGGCGGCGTGGCGGAACTGCTGATCGGTCTGCGGCGCGATCCGGTCTATGGCGCGACCCTGACGCTGGGCCTGGGCGGGGTGACGGCCGAACTTCTGGCCGATACCGTGACGCTGGTGGCGCCGGCGGGCGCGAACGAGATCGCCGGCGCGCTGGAGCGCCTGCGCCTGTGGCCGTTGCTGGACGGCTGGCGGGGACGGCCAAAGGCCGATACGCAAGCGGCCGTGCAGGTCGCGCTGCGATTGCAAGAGGCACTGGAACGCGACGCGACGCTGGCCGAGATCGAGATCAACCCCTTGATCCTGAAGGCAAGCGGTGCGGTCGCGGTGGATGCGGTAATCTGGAGGGACGCATGA
- a CDS encoding methyltransferase domain-containing protein has translation MPGPCLLCGGSDRAVHATRDAKDGQPLDIAVCATCGMVQLDTVPDDAALSAFYASEYRAAYRGSAVPKLRNVHKAGGKAAGRLAPVLPLTRRGARLLDIGAGGGEFVFLAQEAGLTARGIDPNGDYVDYARTHLGIDLSRAEVSDLAPSDRFDVITLFHVLEHLAHPRAVFAQIAGLLNDDGLLVIEVPNFGSALLPPRNTFFKAHINYFTEPTLRMLGSEHFTVDLARSTKDLYMIFRKRAAAAEQDTAPRAEARRIADERFAKRGLPEYLAQGGGLSVFRKLAQQWATRKAIKGADPRAVLMRFAGQRAGA, from the coding sequence ATGCCCGGTCCCTGCCTGCTGTGTGGCGGCTCTGACCGCGCGGTTCATGCCACCCGGGACGCCAAGGACGGCCAGCCCCTGGACATTGCCGTCTGCGCCACCTGCGGCATGGTGCAACTGGACACGGTTCCCGACGATGCCGCGCTGTCGGCGTTTTACGCCAGCGAATACCGCGCCGCCTATCGCGGCAGCGCTGTGCCCAAGTTGCGCAACGTTCACAAGGCGGGCGGCAAGGCCGCCGGACGGCTCGCGCCAGTGTTGCCGCTGACCCGCCGCGGGGCCCGGCTGCTGGATATCGGTGCCGGGGGCGGCGAATTCGTGTTCCTCGCGCAAGAGGCCGGACTGACCGCGCGCGGCATCGACCCGAACGGCGACTATGTGGATTATGCGCGCACGCACCTGGGCATCGACCTGAGCCGCGCCGAGGTTTCGGACCTGGCGCCCTCGGACCGGTTCGATGTCATCACGCTGTTTCATGTGCTGGAGCATCTGGCCCACCCGCGCGCGGTCTTCGCGCAGATCGCCGGATTGCTGAACGATGACGGGTTGCTGGTGATCGAGGTGCCGAATTTCGGCTCGGCCCTGCTGCCGCCGCGCAACACCTTCTTCAAGGCGCATATCAACTATTTCACCGAACCCACGCTGCGGATGCTGGGGTCCGAACATTTCACCGTCGATCTGGCCCGCAGCACAAAGGATCTCTACATGATCTTTCGCAAGCGGGCGGCGGCGGCGGAGCAGGACACCGCCCCCCGGGCCGAGGCCCGGCGCATCGCCGACGAGCGGTTCGCCAAACGCGGCCTGCCGGAATACCTGGCCCAGGGCGGCGGGCTGTCGGTCTTTCGCAAGCTGGCCCAGCAATGGGCAACCCGCAAGGCGATCAAGGGCGCCGACCCGCGCGCGGTGCTGATGCGCTTTGCCGGGCAGCGCGCGGGCGCCTGA
- a CDS encoding 3-deoxy-D-manno-octulosonic acid transferase: protein MPLLLRLYLGFAAVSAPFWRVVLWLRQRKGREDRTRGREKLGYFTRARPDGRLLWFHAVSVGEAQALVSLLDRLGAAHPDLSVLLTTHTLASAQALAQRGLPARVIHQFAPADYPAALRRFLRHWRPDALIVAEADMWPVMLTRARRAGLPMVLLNTHVTARRYRRRRRVAASNGYLMNLFDQILVQDADSLERFKDLGAPAAKMSVMGVLKAASAPLPDQAAERAVLDRQIGARPRWLAASTKAVEEPLLMQAHGLARAQRPDLLFLIAPRQRTEADATEAAARALFPAAAIARRSRQDPITADTSVYIADTIGEMGLWYRLVPVAYTGNSMPVPSGPPLTGKNPFEAVALGVMVLHGPDVGNFAAAYARLAAEGGALEVRDAQAMARAVVAAQDPAFRAPFLAGAARVQADNLHPLETAVAAMETVLARLPAR, encoded by the coding sequence ATGCCCTTGCTTCTGCGTCTCTATCTGGGTTTTGCCGCCGTGTCGGCGCCGTTCTGGCGCGTGGTGCTGTGGCTGCGCCAGCGCAAGGGGCGCGAGGACCGCACGCGCGGCCGCGAGAAACTGGGCTATTTCACCCGCGCCCGCCCCGACGGCCGGCTGCTGTGGTTTCACGCCGTGTCCGTCGGCGAGGCGCAGGCGCTGGTCTCGTTGCTGGACCGGCTTGGCGCCGCGCACCCGGATCTGTCGGTGCTGCTGACCACGCACACCCTGGCCTCGGCGCAGGCGCTGGCGCAGCGTGGCCTGCCGGCGCGGGTGATCCACCAGTTCGCGCCCGCCGATTACCCTGCCGCCTTGCGCCGCTTCCTGCGCCACTGGCGGCCCGACGCGCTGATCGTGGCCGAAGCCGACATGTGGCCCGTGATGCTGACCCGCGCACGCCGCGCCGGCCTGCCGATGGTGCTGCTGAACACCCATGTCACCGCGCGCCGCTATCGCCGCCGCCGCCGGGTCGCGGCCAGCAACGGCTATCTGATGAACCTGTTCGACCAGATCCTGGTGCAGGACGCGGACTCGCTGGAACGGTTCAAGGATCTGGGCGCGCCGGCGGCGAAGATGTCGGTCATGGGCGTGCTCAAGGCGGCCTCGGCGCCCCTGCCCGATCAAGCGGCCGAACGTGCGGTTCTGGACCGGCAAATCGGTGCCCGGCCGCGCTGGCTGGCGGCCTCGACCAAGGCGGTCGAAGAACCGCTGCTGATGCAGGCCCATGGCCTGGCGCGCGCGCAGCGGCCGGATCTGCTGTTCCTGATCGCCCCCCGCCAAAGGACCGAGGCCGACGCGACCGAAGCGGCGGCGCGCGCGCTCTTTCCGGCGGCGGCCATCGCCCGGCGCTCGCGTCAGGACCCGATCACCGCCGACACCAGCGTCTACATCGCCGACACGATCGGCGAGATGGGCCTGTGGTATCGCCTGGTCCCCGTCGCCTATACCGGCAATTCGATGCCCGTGCCCTCGGGCCCGCCGCTGACCGGCAAGAACCCGTTCGAGGCCGTCGCCCTGGGCGTCATGGTGCTGCACGGCCCCGATGTCGGCAATTTCGCCGCCGCCTATGCGCGCCTGGCCGCCGAAGGCGGCGCGCTGGAGGTTCGCGATGCCCAGGCCATGGCACGGGCCGTGGTCGCCGCGCAGGACCCGGCGTTCCGCGCCCCCTTTCTGGCCGGCGCGGCGCGGGTTCAGGCTGACAACCTGCACCCGTTGGAAACCGCCGTCGCGGCGATGGAGACCGTCCTGGCCCGGCTTCCGGCGCGCTGA
- a CDS encoding GlxA family transcriptional regulator → MANTESLFAPSSQPLDIAVLVLPRASILEVASVLDPLRSANRHLGREGFRWRVISPDGAAVPLTCGIELPARGGLAAAEGADVLIVVAGYAQAEVVTRGLLAGLRRAAGRFRAIGGVDAGPWVLARAGLLDGHRATVHWEDLEDFAAAFPTVEVVPDRFVLSRNRFTAGGAVPAADLMLHLIGTRCGAGVAGRVADSFLYDARADGTRPQRPGLLPGARDPRLSAALTLMSQHLEDPLPLAAVARAQRIGARRLEQLFRDGLGQGPGAAYLELRLQAARRMMADTRHPIQEIALRCGFADRSSFSRAFRRRFGASPRQARGGRPG, encoded by the coding sequence ATGGCAAATACCGAAAGCCTTTTCGCGCCCTCGTCGCAGCCCCTCGACATCGCGGTTCTGGTGCTGCCGCGGGCTTCGATTCTCGAGGTGGCGTCGGTGCTCGACCCGTTGCGCAGCGCCAACCGCCACCTCGGGCGCGAGGGGTTCCGCTGGCGGGTCATCTCGCCCGACGGCGCCGCGGTGCCCTTGACCTGCGGCATCGAACTGCCCGCGCGCGGAGGTCTGGCGGCGGCCGAGGGCGCGGATGTGCTGATCGTTGTCGCGGGCTACGCCCAGGCCGAGGTCGTGACGCGCGGCCTGCTGGCGGGATTGCGCCGCGCCGCGGGGCGGTTTCGCGCGATCGGCGGGGTCGATGCCGGGCCCTGGGTGCTGGCGCGCGCAGGCCTGCTGGACGGCCACCGCGCCACCGTCCACTGGGAAGACCTCGAGGATTTCGCGGCCGCCTTTCCGACCGTGGAGGTGGTGCCCGACCGTTTCGTGCTGTCGCGCAACCGGTTCACCGCGGGCGGCGCGGTGCCGGCCGCCGACCTGATGCTGCATCTGATCGGCACCCGCTGCGGGGCCGGTGTGGCCGGGCGCGTGGCGGATTCGTTTCTCTATGACGCACGCGCGGACGGCACGCGGCCGCAACGTCCAGGGTTGCTGCCCGGCGCGCGTGATCCGCGTCTTTCGGCGGCGCTGACGCTGATGAGCCAGCATCTCGAGGATCCCTTGCCGTTGGCCGCGGTGGCCCGCGCCCAGCGGATCGGGGCACGCCGGCTGGAACAATTGTTCCGCGACGGGTTGGGGCAGGGGCCGGGTGCGGCCTATCTGGAACTGCGCTTGCAGGCGGCGCGACGCATGATGGCAGACACGCGCCACCCAATTCAGGAGATCGCCCTGAGGTGCGGCTTTGCGGATCGGTCGAGCTTTTCGCGCGCGTTCCGCCGCCGGTTCGGCGCCTCGCCCCGGCAAGCGCGAGGCGGGCGGCCCGGCTAA
- the caiD gene encoding crotonobetainyl-CoA hydratase, which translates to MINLTESPIRTRREGAILEVTLDRPKANAIDLATSRVMGAVFRDFRDDDSLRVAILRAEGDKFFCPGWDLKAAAGGDAVDGDYGVGGFGGLQELPNLNKPVIAAINGICCGGGLELALSADLIVASETATFALPEIRSGTVADAASIKLPKRVPYHVAMDLLLTGRWFDATEAKAWGLVREICAPGDLLARAWDLARLLESGPPLVYAAIKEIVREAEAMRFQDALNRVTKRQFPTVDRLYGSDDLHEGQRAFAEKRDPVWTGR; encoded by the coding sequence ATGATCAATCTGACCGAAAGCCCGATCAGGACGCGGCGCGAGGGCGCCATTCTCGAGGTGACCCTGGACCGGCCAAAGGCGAATGCCATCGACCTGGCCACCAGCCGCGTCATGGGCGCTGTGTTCCGCGACTTTCGCGATGACGACAGCCTGCGGGTCGCCATCCTGCGGGCCGAGGGCGACAAGTTCTTCTGCCCTGGCTGGGATCTCAAGGCCGCCGCAGGGGGTGACGCGGTCGATGGCGATTATGGCGTCGGCGGGTTCGGCGGCTTGCAGGAGTTGCCCAACCTCAACAAGCCGGTGATCGCCGCGATCAACGGCATCTGCTGCGGCGGCGGTCTGGAGCTGGCGCTTTCGGCGGATCTGATCGTGGCCAGCGAGACCGCCACCTTCGCCCTGCCCGAAATCCGCTCGGGCACGGTCGCGGATGCGGCCTCGATCAAGCTGCCGAAACGGGTGCCTTATCATGTCGCGATGGACCTGCTGCTGACCGGGCGCTGGTTCGACGCGACCGAGGCCAAGGCCTGGGGCCTGGTGCGCGAGATCTGCGCGCCCGGCGACCTGCTGGCGCGCGCCTGGGACCTGGCGCGGTTGCTGGAATCCGGCCCGCCGCTGGTCTATGCGGCGATCAAGGAAATCGTGCGCGAGGCCGAGGCGATGCGCTTTCAGGACGCGCTGAACCGGGTGACCAAGCGGCAGTTCCCCACCGTGGACCGGCTCTACGGCTCGGACGACCTGCACGAGGGACAACGCGCCTTTGCCGAAAAGCGCGATCCGGTCTGGACCGGTCGCTGA
- a CDS encoding 3-keto-5-aminohexanoate cleavage protein, translating into MPLSMNREVFITCAVTGSGGTQDRSPHVPRSPRQIADSAIDAAKAGAAIVHCHVRDPETGAPSRDPALYREVTERIRDSGTDVVLNLTAGMGGDLLFDGTEAMNRMSQKSDMAGAAERVAHVVDCRPEICTLDCGTMNFAEADYVMVNTPGMLRDMAQRMTDSGVQIEIEAFDTGHLWFARQLVAEGIIRDPVLVQLCMGVPWGAPDDLNTFLAMVNNVPADWHWSAFALGRNQMAFAAAAVLAGGNVRVGLEDNLWLDKGVLATNAQLVERAVGIVEGMGARIITPAEVRARLKLEKRAPL; encoded by the coding sequence ATGCCACTTTCGATGAATCGCGAGGTCTTCATCACCTGCGCCGTGACCGGCTCGGGCGGGACGCAGGACCGCAGCCCCCATGTGCCGCGCTCGCCCCGCCAGATCGCCGACAGCGCCATTGACGCGGCCAAGGCCGGCGCGGCGATCGTGCATTGCCACGTCCGCGACCCAGAAACCGGCGCCCCGTCGCGCGACCCGGCGCTCTACCGCGAAGTGACCGAGCGCATCCGCGATTCGGGCACGGACGTGGTGCTGAACCTGACCGCCGGGATGGGCGGCGACCTGCTGTTCGACGGCACCGAGGCGATGAACCGCATGTCGCAGAAATCCGACATGGCGGGCGCCGCGGAACGGGTCGCCCATGTCGTCGATTGCCGCCCCGAGATCTGCACCCTGGACTGCGGCACGATGAACTTTGCCGAGGCAGACTATGTCATGGTCAACACGCCCGGAATGCTGCGCGACATGGCGCAACGGATGACCGACTCGGGCGTCCAGATCGAGATCGAGGCCTTTGATACCGGGCATCTGTGGTTCGCCCGGCAACTGGTGGCCGAAGGGATCATCCGCGACCCGGTGCTGGTGCAGCTTTGCATGGGCGTGCCGTGGGGCGCACCCGACGATCTGAACACCTTCCTGGCCATGGTGAACAATGTGCCGGCCGATTGGCACTGGTCGGCCTTTGCCCTGGGGCGCAACCAGATGGCCTTTGCCGCGGCCGCGGTGCTGGCGGGCGGCAATGTGCGCGTGGGGCTCGAGGATAACCTGTGGCTGGACAAGGGCGTGCTGGCGACCAACGCGCAACTCGTCGAGCGCGCCGTCGGCATCGTCGAGGGGATGGGCGCGCGCATCATCACCCCGGCCGAGGTCCGCGCCCGGCTGAAGCTGGAAAAGCGCGCGCCGCTGTGA
- a CDS encoding carnitine 3-dehydrogenase: MTRKAGIIGGGVIGGGWAARFLLSGWDVAIFDPDPEAPRKIGEVLTNARAALPALADVPMPPEGRLTFAASVAEAVEGAHYVQESVSERLELKHAVYAQIQAAAPNTLLGSSTSGFKPSELQQGAVNPAQIFVAHPFNPVYLLPLAEVVPSPRNDAQSIETAKEILRDIGMFPLHVRKEIDAHIADRFLEAVWREALWLVKDGIATTEEIDEAIRMGFGLRWGQMGLFETYRIAGGEAGMKHFMAQFGPCLTWPWTKLMDVPEFNDALVDLIAGQSDAQSGAYSIRELERIRDQNLIGFLRVLKQRDWGAGKVLRDHDARRRAAEPAPTPEGAGPLVLAHMQVLPGWIDYNGHMTESQYLFASSEASNAFLDYVGAGMDYVAGGRSYYTAESHIMHRGEAKLGDRLTGTVQVLGADEKRMHLFIRILRGETEVASIEQVLLHVDMAAGKTCPAAPEVLDRLLALVQAHADLPRPAAAGRHVGQKQR, from the coding sequence ATGACACGCAAGGCGGGTATCATCGGCGGGGGCGTCATCGGCGGCGGCTGGGCGGCGCGCTTCCTGCTGTCGGGCTGGGATGTGGCGATCTTTGACCCCGACCCCGAGGCCCCCCGCAAGATCGGCGAGGTTCTGACCAACGCCCGCGCCGCGCTGCCCGCGCTGGCCGACGTGCCGATGCCGCCCGAGGGACGTCTGACATTCGCCGCCAGCGTGGCCGAGGCCGTCGAAGGCGCGCACTATGTGCAGGAGTCGGTCTCGGAACGGCTGGAGCTGAAACACGCGGTCTATGCGCAGATCCAGGCGGCGGCGCCGAACACGTTGCTGGGGTCCTCGACCTCGGGTTTCAAGCCCAGCGAGTTGCAACAGGGCGCGGTGAATCCCGCGCAGATCTTTGTCGCGCACCCGTTCAACCCGGTCTATCTGCTGCCCCTAGCCGAGGTCGTCCCATCGCCCAGGAACGACGCGCAGAGCATTGAAACAGCTAAGGAAATCCTGCGCGATATCGGCATGTTTCCGCTGCATGTCCGCAAGGAAATCGATGCCCATATCGCCGACCGGTTCCTGGAAGCGGTCTGGCGCGAGGCCCTGTGGCTGGTCAAGGACGGCATCGCCACGACCGAAGAAATCGACGAGGCGATCCGCATGGGTTTCGGACTGCGCTGGGGGCAGATGGGCCTGTTCGAGACCTATCGCATCGCCGGCGGAGAGGCGGGCATGAAGCATTTCATGGCGCAGTTCGGCCCCTGCCTGACCTGGCCCTGGACCAAGCTGATGGATGTGCCCGAGTTCAACGACGCCCTGGTGGACCTGATCGCGGGACAGTCGGATGCGCAATCGGGGGCCTACTCGATCCGCGAACTGGAACGCATCCGTGACCAGAACCTGATCGGGTTCCTCCGGGTTCTGAAACAGCGCGACTGGGGCGCGGGCAAGGTGCTGCGCGATCACGACGCCCGCCGCCGCGCCGCCGAACCCGCCCCCACACCGGAGGGTGCGGGCCCCCTGGTGCTGGCGCATATGCAGGTTCTGCCCGGCTGGATCGACTACAACGGCCATATGACCGAAAGTCAGTATTTGTTCGCGTCGTCAGAGGCTTCCAACGCGTTCCTCGACTATGTCGGGGCGGGTATGGACTATGTCGCGGGCGGGCGCAGCTATTACACCGCCGAAAGCCACATCATGCACCGGGGCGAGGCCAAGTTGGGCGACCGGCTGACGGGCACGGTGCAGGTGCTGGGCGCGGATGAAAAGCGCATGCATCTGTTCATCCGCATCCTGCGCGGCGAAACCGAGGTGGCCTCGATCGAACAGGTCCTGCTGCACGTCGATATGGCCGCCGGCAAGACCTGCCCCGCCGCCCCCGAGGTCCTGGACCGCCTGCTTGCGCTGGTGCAGGCCCACGCGGACCTGCCGCGCCCGGCGGCGGCCGGTCGCCACGTCGGGCAGAAACAGCGGTAA
- a CDS encoding glycosyltransferase family 2 protein: MSETDSLLTVAIMSYNRPDYLRNCVDSVHRHLPGARILVMDDASDDPVQQAELRRAENERGARVVIGGAGSDWHGGLYGNMQRALELCETPLLLYLQDDSQIVRDVSGAEIAALGDHLRQTGGAFLYPFFLKAKKKRPWARRFVPDPVHRLMQPLRGADGVAHLTYADIALAHVPVLRAAEWRFQRSEPRNEQNAAALFPQGMAILADPWGFYCPEVPVFRHRARTRSWVHRWATRGTSGANRLRALDGAAVARLRARAPLDLPIAEDWLTAEDPRIKRPFVFDEMKRNKLIWLAFTLEQRLRRRG, translated from the coding sequence GTGAGCGAGACCGACAGCCTGCTGACCGTCGCGATCATGTCCTACAACCGGCCCGATTATCTGCGCAATTGCGTCGACTCGGTGCACCGGCACCTGCCCGGGGCGCGGATCCTGGTGATGGACGACGCCTCGGACGACCCGGTGCAACAGGCCGAACTGCGCCGCGCCGAAAACGAACGCGGGGCGCGCGTGGTCATCGGCGGCGCCGGCAGCGACTGGCACGGCGGCCTTTACGGCAACATGCAGCGCGCGCTCGAACTGTGCGAGACGCCGCTTCTGCTGTATCTGCAAGACGACAGTCAGATCGTCCGCGACGTCTCGGGCGCCGAGATCGCGGCGCTTGGCGACCATCTGCGGCAAACCGGCGGGGCCTTTCTCTATCCGTTCTTTCTGAAGGCCAAGAAAAAGCGCCCCTGGGCGCGCCGCTTCGTGCCCGATCCGGTGCATCGGCTGATGCAGCCCCTGCGCGGCGCGGACGGTGTGGCGCATCTGACCTATGCCGATATCGCGCTGGCGCATGTGCCGGTGCTGCGCGCCGCCGAGTGGCGCTTTCAGCGCAGCGAGCCCCGCAACGAACAGAACGCGGCCGCGCTGTTCCCGCAGGGCATGGCGATCCTGGCTGACCCCTGGGGTTTTTACTGCCCAGAGGTTCCGGTCTTCCGGCACCGCGCGCGCACCCGCTCGTGGGTGCATCGCTGGGCGACGCGGGGGACCTCGGGGGCCAACCGGTTGCGGGCGCTGGACGGCGCGGCCGTGGCCCGCCTGCGCGCGCGCGCGCCCCTGGATCTGCCGATCGCCGAAGATTGGCTGACCGCCGAGGACCCGCGCATCAAAAGGCCGTTCGTCTTTGACGAAATGAAGCGCAACAAACTGATCTGGCTGGCCTTCACGCTGGAACAGCGGCTGCGGCGGCGGGGTTAG
- a CDS encoding acyl-CoA dehydrogenase family protein produces the protein MHFGLSDEQRMIVDTTRAFVEAELYPHEAQVERDGHLPLELIREIQKKAMNAGLYAANMPEDVGGAGLDTLSWLLYERELGRANYALHWTCVARPSNILLAGTPEQRERYLMPCIRGETWDCLAMTEPGAGSDLRGMTASARPDGDDWILNGTKHFISHADIAGFTIAFMATGEEETPRGRKKRITAFFVDKGTPGFSVRAGYRNVSHRGYSNAVLEFDACRVPARNVLGEVHRGFEVANQWLGATRLQVAATCLGRADRALGHAISWASERRQFGQQIGKFQGVSFKLADMALELKAAELLTLEAGWKLDAGTVTDADMAMAKLKATEALAMIADEAIQIHGGMGLMDELPLERIWRDARVERIWEGTSEIQRHIISRELLRAVGG, from the coding sequence ATGCATTTCGGACTGAGCGACGAACAACGGATGATCGTCGATACGACGCGCGCCTTTGTGGAGGCCGAGCTTTACCCCCACGAGGCCCAGGTCGAACGCGACGGCCACCTGCCGCTGGAATTGATTCGCGAGATCCAGAAAAAGGCCATGAATGCAGGCCTTTACGCGGCGAACATGCCCGAGGATGTCGGGGGTGCCGGGCTCGATACACTCAGTTGGCTGCTCTATGAGCGCGAGCTTGGCCGGGCCAATTACGCGTTGCACTGGACCTGCGTCGCGCGCCCGTCGAACATTCTTCTCGCCGGCACGCCGGAACAGCGCGAGCGCTATCTCATGCCCTGTATCCGCGGCGAGACCTGGGATTGCCTGGCGATGACCGAGCCCGGCGCGGGCAGCGATCTGCGCGGCATGACGGCCAGCGCCCGCCCCGATGGTGACGACTGGATTCTGAACGGCACGAAGCATTTCATCAGCCACGCCGATATCGCGGGCTTCACGATCGCCTTCATGGCCACCGGCGAGGAAGAGACCCCGCGCGGTCGAAAGAAGCGCATCACGGCCTTTTTCGTGGACAAGGGAACACCCGGTTTCTCGGTGCGCGCGGGATATCGCAACGTGTCGCATCGCGGCTACAGCAACGCTGTGCTGGAATTCGACGCGTGCCGCGTGCCCGCCCGCAACGTCCTGGGCGAGGTTCACCGGGGGTTTGAGGTGGCGAACCAATGGCTGGGCGCGACCCGGCTGCAAGTGGCCGCGACCTGCCTGGGCCGCGCCGACCGCGCCCTCGGTCACGCCATTTCCTGGGCCTCCGAGCGCCGCCAGTTCGGCCAGCAGATCGGCAAGTTCCAGGGCGTCAGTTTCAAACTGGCGGACATGGCCTTGGAGCTGAAGGCGGCCGAGTTGCTGACCCTCGAGGCGGGCTGGAAGCTCGACGCCGGCACGGTGACCGACGCCGACATGGCGATGGCCAAGCTGAAAGCCACCGAGGCGCTGGCGATGATCGCCGACGAGGCGATCCAGATCCATGGCGGTATGGGGTTGATGGACGAGTTGCCTCTCGAACGGATCTGGCGGGACGCCCGCGTCGAGCGGATCTGGGAAGGCACGAGCGAGATCCAGCGGCACATCATTTCGCGCGAATTGCTGCGCGCGGTCGGCGGGTAG